TTGTTTTTGACAGGGCCACCATCAGAGAGTGTCCAATTTTTCCTCTGCCATCCTGATATCCATTGTGTAGCAGCTGAAATGAAAAGAATGACATCTAACAATTTAAAACAGAACTTAAAGTATATTAGTGGAAAAAACACACATTAACAGCAAGTTATCATACATGCTGGGATCTCTGTGTAGTGAGGAAAAACTTCAAATGTTcacaaacaaattaaaccatCTGGGGAAGAATTATAATCAGAATCAAATTTAAGATGCTAGGTTTTGTTTATAGCTGTGACTTGTTATTATAAACCAAATTTGATTATAATCTTTAAGCAAAAAACACGCCTGAAAACACACGTACAGCCGGACAGACTCACAAATGTATGAATGGATGGACACTTTCACTAGTACAGGATTAATACTTAAACATAATGAACTCCTCAGGTTAGAGTACATCATGACTTTACTGAGATGTTGACCCTGTCATGACACACCTCAGGTTAGAGTTCATCATGTTTTACCGAGATGTTGACCCTGTCATGACACACCCAAAGTTAGAGTTCATCATGTTTTACTGAAATGTTGACCCTGCCATGACACACCTCAGGTTAGAGTTCATCATGATTTACTGAGATGTTGACCCTGTCATGACACACCTCAGGTTAGAGTTCATCATGTTTTACTGAGATGTTGACCCTGTCATGACATACCTCAGGTTAGAGTTCATCATGTTTTACTGAGATGTTGAGCCTGTCATGACACACTTCAAGTTAGAGTACATAATGTTTTACTGAAATGTTGACCCTGTCATGACACACCTCAAGTTAGAGTACAGCATGTCTTTACTGAGATGTTGACTCTGTCATGACACACTCACCACTAATGAGGAATTGACTATCAGTTTTAATAGTGATCTCCTGAAAGCCTTGTGCCTTGGCCTGCTCTATGGCTCGACAGGCTGCCTGAAACCAATGGAACGCTTTTATAATTTGAGAAGCATTACACaatcataaaacaaaacacatatctGACAATTATCCTGAAATATTAAACTTATTATAATACTTTACagattattttgtttgttttctgttggTTTGTTTTCTGAGTGTCAACTTTAATGTAGATCTAATATATAGGGAGACAACAGTACACAAATCTCTTTGCCTTTTAAAGTTTTACAATCCAACACTCCTCAGTCAAACTGGTGAAATATGAAGAAAACTTGGGAAAACTTAACAAAACAAGTCAaatttttaaattgtaaaacTCTACGCTTGCTgaataatgaatatttcataaataatttaattttgcttgtaacaagcatttttgattggctcaaaaaattatgttatcatctcataacataaataatgactctgacgtcagcggagtaatcgttgttcacgggattttgtatttatcgatgtgtttttaaatatctggagcaaaataaacatgttaaacttaatgaaaatgtttcttatcgttgttaattaaattataagggttaattgtaatattttttttgtgttattgctcaataacgtaaaaaaaatattacagttaacccttaattCTTACAATCTCCCTACTTAGTACAGGATTATGagagataatatttttttacttacATGTATTTCTGCTCTATTGTTTGTTTGCCTTCCTGATAACCGTTCACTCACATtcctgaaaataaatatcctCCACTATTTACAACTCAtgacaaaattatattatttgttaaaagATTATATATACGTCTTGACTAGCCCAAAGTAAGTTGTAATGAGCTTCATAGAGGACAAGGAAATAGTTTTACTATCatacatatgaatatatatatatattaccatacaGTATAAATCTATGGAACAAAATTCACAGTCCaagaaattgtaaaaaaaataacatcattaCGAAAATATAGAGCTGAAGAACTTAATTTCGTTAGCCCTAATTGAACATTGATCGCTAAATTTCCTACCTTGGGTCGCTTGGCCCCCAGTACACTCCTATACCAGCCTGGGCACCTCTCTGACCGTTGTTATAGCAACCACCATCTGTATATACTACTATGTCATTGCCTTGACCTGAaggaaattatttcatatttgatataataaaaaataatttgttgcATTAAAAACATGTTATGATACCTATTTACATAACAAATATAACATGCCCAAAATATGAAGTTCTGTTTATAAGTAGTGTAGAAGATATTGCCTGGAACAACACTTtgtttgatgtaggtcaaaagtcaaaatgtagatcagagtgacctactttaaGTACATACTGCAAATCACATAAATTTTGcgagtacaaaaaaaaaaaagtacttaATTTGCGAACTTACTTCTTCAGACATATTCACGAATACACAATTTCACGAATGTCTGTTAGAGACATGGACTTGCAAGACTCCTATATCGTTAACCAATTATTTGGCCAccttgttatttttatacaaataatcgTGTAGACTTTGAATTCACAATTGACTCTCCTTGTGTATTAACGTGAAAATAAATCCCATgcaaaatataagtgatttacaataacacactgccACACCATGGTGAACTAAAGTCCTTGTGACAGGTAGTGAAAGAGATAGGAGCCCAGAAAAGATAAAGCACGGAaggacagacagaaggacaacAAAGACATAATTGTAGTTTCCCCCAGTTTCCAGTGGGGGACTAATAATAGCTATCTTTCcaaatgatatgaaaatatatatcataaaattctGCTTCTGGTACATATTAATTATTCTCTTACTTTAAAATGCTACATCTATGACAAAGAATATGAACAACTGAAAACAGGAATAGACTATAGTATATTTTTAAACCATACTGTAAGCTACATGCttcatatgatatatttacagtaacttTAAAGTATACAATTACTAATAAATAGTTACCTGTACTGTTTGTTCTCTGTTGTGTCCTTGACCACCTATtctttgaccttgactgtgCACCACGTGGCCTTGACTGTGCACCACGTGATGTTGACTGTGCACCACGTGGTCTTGACTGTGCACCACGAGACATTGACTGTGCACCACGTGACATTGACTGTGCACCACGTGACCTTGACTCTGTACCCCGTGACCTCGGATATGACCCCCTTGACACTGGAGGTTGGATGTGAACAGTTTTTGTGTACTCAATCTTGTATACATTTTTCATTTCTCCGTCGAAGTCTGTGTCATCTGAAACAAATGCAGCGTTAATATCAAGCTGATAgagcaaaacaaaaaattatctTCCAAATTCAAAGTTTTGTATAGTTAATTATATACTTACTGCTTGTTCATGCAAGTACAACATTATTGTGCCTAATTTACAACAATAAAATCAAGGGAAAACATTATGtaaagtgatctaggggtcagaccctgtggacaattataaataatatgtaaTTTTTCATTCCAGGTCATTGAAATATGCCAAGTCCATGtgcccatacctggtaataactCAACCCATGTCTATTGCCCTTCAGTAAAACTGGTAACAATGTCCAGATATTATTTCAGTGTCTTGCCACAAGCTCAACATCATTTGTCATCTGTCCAACCAATTGGGTTTTCTCCACAATAGGTGCAAACACAAACTTGTTAAAATTTCCATTGGGCGATTGCATCAactaatatattataaaaaaaagtcaagCCTTAGAAAAGTTCATTAATTGCCCAATTTTTACCAAATTGATACACGAAAACTACATATCAACCTATTCTTTCTGATTGACTAACTGGGTTGTTAAAATCATGAATAATACAAAGggttttctgataatttttgTCAGAACTGTTATAGTCGAGAGTCCTCTTCGTAAACAGAGTGGCCTGGCGAGCTTGCTCAAGGTTCTTCTCACACTGTTGTGTACACTTTAAAATTTATGGACAGGATTGATCAGTGCAAACTGATAGAACTTCTTTGAACCTTtgtcattaatgcaaaatcaaaaacgcttatttcatttttaagtcATTCTTGTAAACTTACTAAAGCTTTCGCTGTTACTTGTTGAGGGAACTTTCTGCATTGGTTGTCGGTTGCTAAAGGGTGCAGATGTGTGACTCATGTGGTTGGAGGCTGTGGCTGTGTGACTTGGATACTTTTTCTGTTGCTGAGAATATCCTCCAGCAAATGAGGAACTTCCATTATCAGCAGTTGTATCATTTACAAAATCATTGGCCTCTGATTCAGTACTAAACTTCTTGTACCGAGCCTTTGGGAATCCATTGACTTGTGCCTTACATTCATCCCTACACGAAAACAAAGGTTGATACTAATAATTATTTGAATGATAGAGTGTAAAGATATATGattgtttaaatatatcaaacttcATTACATATCAATAACGTTAATAAAAGTTTTCAATTTCTTAAAGTTAGTGAAAAGTGTCACTTGCTTTTCAGCAACAACAGAATAGCCTAGATGAAAGGCGAGTGTATTACCGACCACCAAAACTAACTGTCTGCTAACAATTTGcaccagtgaaatatattgatataatgagTCCATTGGCATTAGTTTTGTAGCGGAACTGAACTGGGCTGAGCGCCAGtagccaggtagctcaaatggtttgAGCGTTCGTCTATAGAGATCGGAGTTCCCTGCAGGTTCGAGTCTGGTCTGATCGTTGCATTTTTCTTTTCCAGTTACAATTTAATGAATGAAATTGTTAAAATAACCTCagttaaagggacatcacggtaaaccaatttctattttgtattttttcatatttttgggtgtatctttaaacaagagatcccagagggatcttggcgcccaccattgaatgatcttcataggtcccatgtcagattgatcttttctctacttttcccttactttaagtcttactaatctgtaaaTTCAGAATCAGCCCTCTAgttcttttcaaacaaggggaacctatatataaaatttatgatttagcgataatggctgtctgtcagccatgttgttttccgattggtcccaaaatgcaataccagggaccaaggggaacctaaatatgaattttgagaaagatcccttcagtaccttctgtaaaatagcgttaacaaactttaattgtcaaaatacaagatggctgcctgtcagccatgttgttttctgactagtctcaaaatcaaatatgcataactagggaccgaGGGCAAccttcaaatgaaatttcagaaagatccttttaggaatttctgagaaatagcgataacaaacttcaattgtcaaaatccaagatggctgcctgtgggccatgttgttttcctattggtctcaagATGCAATAggcataactacagaccaaggggagcctacaaaaaaattgagaaagatcccttcagtactttctaaggaatagcgataacaaacttcaattgtcaaaatccaagatggctacctgtcggccatgttgttttccgattggtctcaaaatgcaatatgcataacaaggcaccaaggagaacctacatatgaaatttcagaaatatcccttcattactttctgagaaatagcaataacaaactttaattgtcaaaatccaagatggctgcctgtcggccatgttgttttccgatcggtcccaaaatgcaatatgcataactaggcaccaaggggaacctacatatgaaatatgagaaagatcccttttgtactttctcagaaatagcgataacaaacttcaactgtcaaaatacaacatggctgcctgtcggccatgttgttttccgatcggtcccaaaatgcaatatgcataactaggcaccaagaggaacctacataagaaatttgagaaagatcccttcagtactttctcagaaatagcgataacaagaattgtttacggacggacggacggaggggcggacagacgacggaccacagacgcaggacgatttgaatagcccaccatctgatgatggtgggctaaaaataaaaccttatgaacaataaccattcgaatttgatgatatatgtacatgaaaatcatcaattattaattatg
This genomic window from Pecten maximus unplaced genomic scaffold, xPecMax1.1, whole genome shotgun sequence contains:
- the LOC117319813 gene encoding ribonuclease H1-like — translated: MNTFYRLVTMPFYAVRRGKMPGIYKTWDECKAQVNGFPKARYKKFSTESEANDFVNDTTADNGSSSFAGGYSQQQKKYPSHTATASNHMSHTSAPFSNRQPMQKVPSTSNSESFNDTDFDGEMKNVYKIEYTKTVHIQPPVSRGSYPRSRGTESRSRGAQSMSRGAQSMSRGAQSRPRGAQSTSRGAQSRPRGAQSRSKNRWSRTQQRTNSTGQGNDIVVYTDGGCYNNGQRGAQAGIGVYWGPSDPRNVSERLSGRQTNNRAEIHAACRAIEQAKAQGFQEITIKTDSQFLISAATQWISGWQRKNWTLSDGGPVKNKDDFIHLNRVSEGMNVKWIHVRGHTGIAGNEAADRLANEGALKPLP